The nucleotide sequence ATGTGTTCAGATAAATTGTAGTCCTGGTTTATGATTTCAACTTCTGTAGCAAACATCCAGGTTATCATAAGGCTAGCCATCCTAGGAAATTAGCCCTAATTGGTTATCCTGAATCCTGATGAAGTTTTCATTCATCAACTATGCCAGCCACTTACCCAATCCATTTTCCCTACATTATCTTCTTCTCCAAAGATTATACATAGTGACGGGttgttcttttaattattttcacctgGGTTGCATGGATTCTTCTATTACCTCTCTATGTCCTGGTTACCCAATCCATTTTCCCTACATTATCTTCTTCTCCAAAGATTATACATAGTGACGGGttgttcttttaattattttcacctgGGTTTCATGGATTCTTCTATTACCTCTCTGTGTAATAAAGGTGTAACTGTATATGATGTGTCCGACCCCAGATCTCAAATTGTGTATACTTGTTCGATCCTTCAATATTGTCTatatttggaaaagaaaattttcatttggtaGTGAAGAAAAACGTTTCTATCCTTACACTAGTAGAAATCttattatatttcatttaatttcaaGCGTATTCCAATCCTCTTATACTAGATTCTTCTACAGTCTAGATAACGTTTGATTGTTAACATGTCTCTGTGTCTGTTTTAAGGAGGTCCAACGTCTAGAGATTTACTCATGCTCCACCCTCATATTTAAGTGATATTACAAGTGTTCATACATGTTTCTATTGTTTGTATGGGTTACTATTCTGTGGAGCGTGATACTTTTTTTCCATGAGCATCTTTGATGTGATATAACAATTAGTTGCTTACTGAACTAATGACAGGAGCGAGCTGCAGCACTAGCAGAAGGTAAAACCGCTCCAGCTTTGAGTGGGAGTGCCGATATCCGGCCTTTAAACATGGACGACTTCAAATATGCTCATGAACGGGTAAAGAGCAAATAACTTGTGTATTTACAATTCATTCGATCATCGTATGCCATTGTCAACTTTCTGTTTTTTTCCACTTCAAATTCACATTTTAGCCAACCATATCATACCCAGGTTTGTGCAAGTGTTTCGTCCGAGTCTGTGAACATGACTGAGCTCCAACAGTGGAATGAACTCTATGGCGAAGGGGGCTCGAGAAGGAAGAAAGCTCTGAGCTACTTCATGTGAAGGCTTGTCATCTGTACAAATGGTTGTTTTGACTTAGTTCTGTAAGTTGCTGCTCTCTCAGGGCTGCCGAGAAGCCATTTTGTTCTGTATTTTGAGGTATAGGTTCGTAAGTTATATCGCTAGTTTCGGAATGGTTGGTATGAAGGTGGTGTatccttgaatttttttttttttttttggtcaaactTTGCTgcccttttgtttttgttactCCATTCTCCTTTGCTATCAACATGAAGAGAGAGGACTGAAATTCTGGTTTATAATCTCAAAGAGGAAAAGAATTCTAGTGcacatgtatttttttcttagaATCAAAGCAATAAGTATGATTTTGGATTGTCAACTTCATACTGTCGCTCGTTTGGAATCGCTTTCTGATTGTATTTAGCTGAAGTATATTCaattctatttctttccttccttttttttttcggctacacaattttatttcaattttgtgttaGTGGTAAGGTTGCTCTCTCAGTGACTGGGAGGGAGGTCTTGGGGGTCTAAGTTGGAAAAGCAGTCTCTtcgtaaaataaaataaaaagctaGTGGACAGTTGGGGTTAAGTCCTtcgatttttgtttttaaaaggaGCCTCATGAAAACAAGAATTCCATAACGAAGTAAATAGAGAGGCAAATTATGGAGAGTCTGTATATTGATCCTCACGTACTGCTTTAAATCCTTCTCCAGAATGAATCGATGGCTATTGGAAGTAAACTAAAAGATCCGTACTTGAGCTTCATCTCTTGTTTTTGTGATCGGTTGGTTACTCAAAGCTACAGAGCAAAATATAAACACAGCATAtatgtccatatatatatgtgcgggTCTTCTTGAATCAATAAAATACTCTCTATGACGACTAGGATTGGGCAGTTTTAATTATGTGCTGGACCAAGTCCTATTAAGCCTAGGATTAGGATTTCTATTTTAAACTAGGATTAGGCCTGCCTGCCTTTATTTCCAATCTCACTCTAACTAGGATTAGGCCTATTCATAAAATgcatgcatacacacacacacacacacacacacaactcctcctcctcctcctctctaCACAGCCATCTCTATTCTCAATTTTTATACTACTAGTTCTGTTAAAGACCGCATCCGGAATGGCGACGATGATGGCAGGCTACGGTGCCTATGACATTGTCCACCGCCTTGTTTTCTTTCCCGACGATCAAATCCTGCCCAATGACGACCCAATTAATCTAGAAATCATCACTTTTTCTCTACATCGGTTTGGTGGTCAGAGCAGAAATTCATACATAATTCGACGACCAACTACCCCCTCTGAAGATGCGAGGGAGATGTTATTGCCTCTTCTCTTAGCTGCAGGAGTCCCATTTAATCATTCTACTCAATTGGTCGGCGACATATGTGCCCATGCGATGGCTTTGGGCGCAATGAATGGATGTCATTGTTGTGGTCAGCGCACCATACCCGCCATTCAAGTAGCGGTTCATGTCCATTCAATGGAGCTCGATAGTGGAAGACAAGCGACAATGCAAGGCCCGGAAAGCGAGGCGGTTGATAGGACTGCCTCGGCGGAGAACTGCGCGATATGTTTGGAAGAGTTGGGCAATGGGGTGGAAGCTACTCAATTGCCATGCTCGCATGTGTATCATGGTGGTTGCATTGGTCGATGGCTAGAGACAAATTCAAGGTGTCCGCTCTGCCGCTGCGAGCTGTGTCGGCTTCCTAGTAGTATTTGATTCAACATTTGTGAAATCTGATCCAAATCAAATAGATATGTGAACAGTCTTCTAGCCATGGAAAGTGTTCTTCCCCAAACCCACGGCAACATTGCCAAACAGACCATGAAGTTCTAGCTGTATCGTCATCTAGGGGAACAAACCCTTATTTTCTGTCTAAATCACTCTCTTATTTCCTTTTGCCAAATTGGTATGGTATGGTATTTACCATTTGAGGGATCATCAGTGGCAGCAAGTTCATGATCATCAAGTATAAGGATACAAAACCAAGTTGTAGGGAGACGATCACAATGGTATCTATTATCCTATCTGTTCGGACAGAAAGGCACAATGGAAACCCTTGGTGAATTTGAAAGTGTACAGCTACAACAATGACCTAATCTAATACAGCTAACCTTACAAGGCGAACAACAGAAAATGCAGAATCCGGTTGCAGCGACACTGTGGTCCTCTACGTATGTCCTTGTTCTGCCGCAGTCGGCTCAAGCCTGAATATGTCCAGGAAACCATGGCAGTCCTGGTTGAAGGCATTGTTTTGTATCTGGAATGGGAATGATGGGTCCAAGAAAGATGCGCCATAAGTCGAGGATTATAGTTACAAGCATCGCAGCACCCAACGCATCAACGGCCACTCTGGGTATGTCCCATGGATCGCCAGGTTTCTCGTCAATCCTGCATAAGTGCAAACCACATTTAAGGAAATTGATACATGCCAAAGAATGTAGCAGTAACTGGGCATAGAGGCTCATTTTAGAGGCATTTTCTAATGCAGCGTCACTGAAAGCACAACTCATCGCGTATATCCAAATATGCTATTAGACCATACACATATTGCACTATTAGATTGGCACTTTGTTTGACAGTTTCACCTTTAAACCTTGGAGGGATTCTTCTAAAATGCCACGCAACTGCAATTgccatatatgcatataaaaggaaagaagaacGACCCAATATGACACAATTTTTGGATAGACTGAAACGGGCTGTACTGACAAAATAGAACATACAGAGTATGTATAGGTGAGTGTAGGACATAAGCTTGCATATGATATAAGACATAAAGATGGTTTGAAGTCTTTAAAGAAAATATctgaaattcaaattcatacAATGGATCAGGTTATCAAGTCCAAAG is from Diospyros lotus cultivar Yz01 chromosome 2, ASM1463336v1, whole genome shotgun sequence and encodes:
- the LOC127794278 gene encoding RING-H2 finger protein ATL8-like gives rise to the protein MATMMAGYGAYDIVHRLVFFPDDQILPNDDPINLEIITFSLHRFGGQSRNSYIIRRPTTPSEDAREMLLPLLLAAGVPFNHSTQLVGDICAHAMALGAMNGCHCCGQRTIPAIQVAVHVHSMELDSGRQATMQGPESEAVDRTASAENCAICLEELGNGVEATQLPCSHVYHGGCIGRWLETNSRCPLCRCELCRLPSSI